The window TCTGTGATAACCTGTTGGTAAATTGTTGGTAATCATAACCATTTCTGTGTGTAATGCCTGAATTTTATTACATTTTCCACGGATTAATTCAAAAACATCAGGATTTTTCTTGTGTGGCATAATGCTACTTCCTGTTGTTAATTCATCAGGAAAAGAAATAAAACCAAAATTCTGACTCATATACAAACAAACATCCATTGCAAAACGAGACATGGTATTACACAATCCGCCTAATGCAGATGCAATAGAACGCTCACTTTTTCCACGACTTAATTGTGCTGCAACTACATTATATTTCATTGTTGCAAATTCTAATTCTTTGGTGGTTAAATCTCTATCAATAGGAAAAGAAGAACCATAACCAGCGGCAGAACCTAAAGGATTTTGATCAACAACTCTAGAAACGGCATTTAAAACATATACATCATCAATTAACAATTCTGCATACGCAGAAAACCATAACCCAAATGATGATGGCATTGCTACTTGCAAATGTGTATAACCAGGTAATAAACTTTCTTTGTGTGTTTCAGCTAAACCTAAAAGCGTATCAAATAAGGTTTTAGTCTTATCATTTATAACTGCTAAATTTTCTTTGTAATACAATTGAAGTGCTACTAAAACTTGGTCGTTTCTAGAACGTGCAGTGTGAATTTTCTTCCCAACTTCACCTAGTTTATTTGTTAACTCCCATTCAATTTTAGAGTGTACATCTTCAAAAGAAGGTTCAATAACAAACGTTCCGTTTTCAATATCATTTGCTAATTCTTGTAAGCCTTTTTTAAGGTCTTTTAATTCTTCAGCAGTAATAATACCAATAGATTCTAGCATTATTGCGTGTGCCAAAGAAGCCTGAACATCATATTTTGCAATGTGAATATCAATTTCTCTATCATTACCAACCGTAAAGTTTTCTATTTGTTTGTCTATTGAAAATCCTTTATCCCACAACTTCATAATTTTTATATTTTGTCATTCCTGCGTAGGCAGGAATCTTATTAATGTTAGGTCTAATTTATTTTGAGATTCCTGCCTTCGCAGGAATGACAGCCTAATTAAACAATTACTCTATTCAACAATTCAACGTATATTTTAATTCCTTCTTCAATTTCAGCTAAATAAATAAATTCATTAGCAGAATGAGAACGTGTACTGTCTCCAGGACCTAATTTTAAAGATTGACAAGTTAATACAGACTGGTCTGATAAGGTTGGAGAACCATAGGTTTCTCTTCCCATTTCAATTCCTGCTTTTACTAAATCGTGTTCAGTAGAAATAGAAGACGAATTTAATCGTAAACTTCTAGGTGTTATTTTGGTACAAGGTGATTTTTCTTGTAACAGATCTGCAATTTCCTGATTAGAATAGGCATCATTAACGCGAACATCCAGAACCAAATCTACATGTGCTGGAACAACATTATGCTGTTTACCAGCGTTAATTTGAGTGACTGTCATTTTTACATCACCTAAAGCTTCAGAAGTTTTTTCAAACTTAAAATCTTTAAACCATTGTAAAACTTCAATAGTATTATAAATTGAATTGTTGTTATTTGGATGGGCAGCATGACTTGGAGTTCCTTCTACAACAGCATCAAAAACAACCAAACCTTTTTCTGCAACTGCTAAGTTCATTAAAGTAGGTTCTCCAACAATAGCAACATCTATGTGTGGAATTATAGAAAGCATACTGTTTAATCCATCTGGACCACTACTTTCTTCTTCTGCAGAAGCCACAATTACCAAATTATATTTTAGGTTTTCTTGCGCGTAAAAGTTGGTAAAAGTTGCAATTAAAGAAACCAAACAACCACCAGCATCATTTGAACCTAAACCATACAATTTACCGTCTTCAACAATCGCTTTTAAAGGATCGTTTGTATAAGCAGAATTTGGTTTAACAGTATCGTGGTGAGAGTTTAATAATAATGTTGGTTTACTTTTATCAAAATGTTTGTTGGTTGCCCAAATGTTATTTTTAGTTCTTTTAAACGGAATTTCGTTCTCTAGAAACCAAGCTTCAATAAGTTTGGCTGTATTTTCTTCTTCGGAAGAAAATGATTGTGTTTCAATCAAATTCTTTAAAAGTGAAATTGCGTTTTTTGTTAATTTTTCGATATTCATTTTATAATGTAATAGTTGTAAAATTGTCGTTCTCTTTTGTTAACATAGCGGTATTTCCAATATGTACTTTAGACACTCCATTATTTAAAGCATCAAAGCAATTATCTATTTTCGGAATCATTCCGTCAGTAATAATTTCAGTTGTTAATAATTCTTTGTAGGTGTCAGCATTTATAGTTTTTATAACTGAATTTTTATCATTAAAATCTTTTAAAACACCATTCAATTCAAAACAATAGTAAATTGAAGTGTCGTAGATTTTACTCATTCCAACACCAATTGTACTTGCAATGGTATCGGCGTTTGTGTTTAATAATTGTCCGTTTCCATCATGCGTAATTGCACAAAAAACAGGTGTAAAATCGGCTTTAATTAGTTTATCTATTGAATTAGATGCAACTTTTTTAACATCACCAACAAAACCAAAATCGACTTCTTTTACAGGTCTTTTTTCTGATTGAATACTGTTGATGTCTGCTCCTGTTAAACCAATTGCATCAACGTTTAAAGCTTGTAATTTAGCCACTATATTTTTGTTGACTAAACCTCCATAAACCATGGTAATTACCTCTAAAGTTTCTCCATCAGTAATACGTCTACCATTTACCATTTTAGATTCAATACCTAGTTTAGATGCAATATGAGTAGCACGTTTTCCGCCTCCATGAACGAGAATTTTATTTCCTTCTAGGTTAGAAAATAATTTTAAGAAAGCATTTAAAGAAGTTTCATCTTCAATAATATTTCCGCCAATTTTTATGATTGATAGTTTTTCCATAAGTGCTGAACTTGTTTCAGTATCTTTTTGTTTATTGTTAGATTCTGAATCAAGTTCAGAATTACGAAAACTTTACAAGTCTTCTAATATTTTTTTCAAAACCAATTGCGCTGCATACGTTCTATTATTTGCTTGTTCAATAACCAAAGAAGAATCGCTATCTAAAACAGCATCTTCTACCACAACATTTCTTCTAACAGGCAAGCAATGCATAAACTTTGCTTCATCAATTTTTTCTTTAGTAATCATCCAATTAGGGTCTGTATTTAAAACTTGCCCGTAATCATCATAAGAACTCCAGTTTTTGGTGTACACAAAATCGGCATCTTTAAAAGCTTCGTTTTGGTTGTGAGTAATTCGAGTATTCTTGGTAATTTCTGAATTTAAATTATAACCTTCTGGGTTTGCAATTACAAACTCAACATCCATTTTTTGCATTGCTTGTGTAAAACTATTAGCAACTGCATGTGGTAATGCCTTAACATGTGGCGCCCAACTTAAAACTACTTTTGGTCTCTTTTTTGTTGAGTTTTCAGAAATTGTAAGTGCATCTGTTAGCCCTTGAAGCGGATGACTTATTGCACTTTCCATATTTACAATTGGCACAGAAGCATATTTTACAAACGAATTTAAAACCTGTTCAGATTCGTCTTTTTCTTTATCAGTTAAGCTAGGAAATGCTCTAACTGCAATTACATCGCAATATTGAGAAACCACTGCTGCAGCTTCTTTAATATGTTCTGCTGTGGTTCCGTTCATTACAGTTCCATCTTCAAATTCAATTCCCCAAGCATCACCAGAAACATTCATCACAATCGGATTCATTCCTAAGTTTAATGCCGCTTTTTGGGTACTTAAACGCGTACGTAAGCTTGAGTTAAAAAACAATAATCCTAAGGTTTTATTTTTTCCTAATGCTATATTTTTTAATGGATTTGCTTTGATTTCTTTTGCTTCTTCAATCCAAGAATTAATATTGTCAATGTCGTCTATATGTGTGTATTTTTTCATGATAGTTCACTTTTTATAGCATCAAAAAGTGCATCAACATGTTCTTTTTTGATGGTTAAAGGCGGAAGAATTCTTAATAAATTAGGATTTTTTGCACTTCCTGTAAATATTTTTTGATTGAAAATCAATTTTTTACGAAGCTCTGCAATAGGAAAATCAAATTCCAATCCTAACATTAAACCACGTCCTTTTATGTTTTTTATCTCTGAAATTTCTTTCGCTTTTTCAATAAAATAAGCAGAAATTTTTGTTGCATTTTGCATTAATTTTTCTTCCTCAATAACTTCTAAAACGGTTGAAGAAGCTACACAAGCTAAATGATTTCCGCCAAAAGTGGTTCCTAATAAACCAAAAGAAGCTTTAATATCTGGATGAATTAAAATTCCGCCAATCGGAAAACCATTTCCCATTCCTTTGGCAATAGAGATAATATCTGGAGTAACATTGTATTTTTGAAAGGCAAAGAAATCGCCAGTTCTTCCAAAACCAGACTGCACTTCATCGGCAATAAAACACGTATTGTACTTTTTACAAAGCGTGTTTATTGCTTCGTAAAATTCTGCGGTACTTTCATCTAAACCACCAACACCTTGTATAAACTCTATAATTACAGCGCAAACATCGTTTTTAGCTAAAGATTTTTCAAGAGCAACTAAATCTCCTAATTCTAAAATTTCTACCTCTTGTTGTGCGTTAATTGGCGCAACAATTTTAGCATTATCTGTTGCAGCAACAGCAGCAGAAGTTCTACCATGAAAACCGTTTTTAAAAGCAATCACCTTTTTCTTTCCGTTATGAAATGAAGCTAGTTTTAACCCATTTTCATTGGCTTCTGCACCAGAATTACATAAAAATAATTGATATTCTTTACAGCCAGATAATTTGCCAAGTTTAGTTGCTAAATCAACCTGTAGCGGATTCTGAATAGAATTACTATAAAAACCTAATTTACTAACTTGCTCACTAATGTGTTTTACATATTTAGGATGTGAATGCCCAATAGAAATTACAGCATGTCCGCCATATAAATCTAAATATTTGGTATTATTTTCATCAAAAACATACACATCTTCTGCTTTTACAGGAGTGATATCGAAAAGTGGATATACATTAAATAAACTCATATTTGTTCTTTTTTTGTTTGTCATTCAGAGGGAAGAATAACCGAAGAATCTACAATTTTAAGAATCTCCGCTATGCTCTAAATGACAGATTTCAACTTTAAATCTGTTCTTTTTTGATGTTATTAATTTTATTAAACGAAGCAACCATTCCTTGAATTAAAGAAGAACTCAATCCTTTGTGTTCCATTTCATTTAAACCTTCAATTGTACAACCTTGTGGCGTAGTAACTCTATCAATTTCTTCTTCTGGGTGATTTCCATTTGTTATCAACAAATTAGCAGCTCCTTCACTTGTAAACATTGCCAATTCTTGTGCTTCTTTGGCGTCAAAACCTAACTGAATTGCCGCTTGCGTAGTTGCTCTAATTAAGCGCATCCAAAAGGCAATTCCACTTGCACAAACCACCGTTGCAGCTTGCATTTGACTCTCAGGAATACTCAAAGAATGTCCTAAACGATTAAAAATAGCTTCCGCAATCTTAATGCGTTTTTCACCTTGTTCATTACTACACAAACACGTCATCGATTTACCCACAGCAATTGCTGTATTTGGCATCGCTCTAATAATAAATTTGTCTTTACCAACTATTCCTTCAATTTTAGGGATTAAAAACCCTGTAATTGTAGAAATTAAAACATGTTTTTCGGATAAAAAAGGCTTAACATCATTTAAAATTCCTTCAAAATGAGCAGGTTGAATAGCAAAAATAATAATGTCAGATTGTTTAACAGCCTCAATATTATCTGTAGTTAAATACACATTTTTATAACCATCAAACTCCTTTATTCCTTCTAAATCTCTTTTGGTTAAGTATAAACTAGTAATTGCGTTGTTGGTAATTAAACCCTTTGCAATAGATTTTCCTAAATTTCCTGTTCCTATAATTGCTATTTTCATAATAAATATTTTTTTGGCGTTACTTTATCCTGAAAGCATTCAGGACCAAGTCGCGCTTTCCGTTATATCTTTTTTTGCCATTTATGGCAGCAAAAAAAGGATGTCACTTCAATCGCTAACGCGAGAGCTAG of the Tenacibaculum todarodis genome contains:
- the argH gene encoding argininosuccinate lyase, whose amino-acid sequence is MKLWDKGFSIDKQIENFTVGNDREIDIHIAKYDVQASLAHAIMLESIGIITAEELKDLKKGLQELANDIENGTFVIEPSFEDVHSKIEWELTNKLGEVGKKIHTARSRNDQVLVALQLYYKENLAVINDKTKTLFDTLLGLAETHKESLLPGYTHLQVAMPSSFGLWFSAYAELLIDDVYVLNAVSRVVDQNPLGSAAGYGSSFPIDRDLTTKELEFATMKYNVVAAQLSRGKSERSIASALGGLCNTMSRFAMDVCLYMSQNFGFISFPDELTTGSSIMPHKKNPDVFELIRGKCNKIQALHTEMVMITNNLPTGYHRDFQLLKENIIAAFEDVKDILDIFNYSIQQVIVKDIDLNDEKYQYLFTVDSINNLVVEGMSFREAYQQIGGQVQAGTYKPDLGKQHSHVGSIHNLSLDKIREKYPK
- a CDS encoding M20 family metallo-hydrolase, with translation MNIEKLTKNAISLLKNLIETQSFSSEEENTAKLIEAWFLENEIPFKRTKNNIWATNKHFDKSKPTLLLNSHHDTVKPNSAYTNDPLKAIVEDGKLYGLGSNDAGGCLVSLIATFTNFYAQENLKYNLVIVASAEEESSGPDGLNSMLSIIPHIDVAIVGEPTLMNLAVAEKGLVVFDAVVEGTPSHAAHPNNNNSIYNTIEVLQWFKDFKFEKTSEALGDVKMTVTQINAGKQHNVVPAHVDLVLDVRVNDAYSNQEIADLLQEKSPCTKITPRSLRLNSSSISTEHDLVKAGIEMGRETYGSPTLSDQSVLTCQSLKLGPGDSTRSHSANEFIYLAEIEEGIKIYVELLNRVIV
- the argB gene encoding acetylglutamate kinase, which gives rise to MEKLSIIKIGGNIIEDETSLNAFLKLFSNLEGNKILVHGGGKRATHIASKLGIESKMVNGRRITDGETLEVITMVYGGLVNKNIVAKLQALNVDAIGLTGADINSIQSEKRPVKEVDFGFVGDVKKVASNSIDKLIKADFTPVFCAITHDGNGQLLNTNADTIASTIGVGMSKIYDTSIYYCFELNGVLKDFNDKNSVIKTINADTYKELLTTEIITDGMIPKIDNCFDALNNGVSKVHIGNTAMLTKENDNFTTITL
- a CDS encoding N-acetylornithine carbamoyltransferase → MKKYTHIDDIDNINSWIEEAKEIKANPLKNIALGKNKTLGLLFFNSSLRTRLSTQKAALNLGMNPIVMNVSGDAWGIEFEDGTVMNGTTAEHIKEAAAVVSQYCDVIAVRAFPSLTDKEKDESEQVLNSFVKYASVPIVNMESAISHPLQGLTDALTISENSTKKRPKVVLSWAPHVKALPHAVANSFTQAMQKMDVEFVIANPEGYNLNSEITKNTRITHNQNEAFKDADFVYTKNWSSYDDYGQVLNTDPNWMITKEKIDEAKFMHCLPVRRNVVVEDAVLDSDSSLVIEQANNRTYAAQLVLKKILEDL
- a CDS encoding aspartate aminotransferase family protein, with translation MSLFNVYPLFDITPVKAEDVYVFDENNTKYLDLYGGHAVISIGHSHPKYVKHISEQVSKLGFYSNSIQNPLQVDLATKLGKLSGCKEYQLFLCNSGAEANENGLKLASFHNGKKKVIAFKNGFHGRTSAAVAATDNAKIVAPINAQQEVEILELGDLVALEKSLAKNDVCAVIIEFIQGVGGLDESTAEFYEAINTLCKKYNTCFIADEVQSGFGRTGDFFAFQKYNVTPDIISIAKGMGNGFPIGGILIHPDIKASFGLLGTTFGGNHLACVASSTVLEVIEEEKLMQNATKISAYFIEKAKEISEIKNIKGRGLMLGLEFDFPIAELRKKLIFNQKIFTGSAKNPNLLRILPPLTIKKEHVDALFDAIKSELS
- the proC gene encoding pyrroline-5-carboxylate reductase, with product MKIAIIGTGNLGKSIAKGLITNNAITSLYLTKRDLEGIKEFDGYKNVYLTTDNIEAVKQSDIIIFAIQPAHFEGILNDVKPFLSEKHVLISTITGFLIPKIEGIVGKDKFIIRAMPNTAIAVGKSMTCLCSNEQGEKRIKIAEAIFNRLGHSLSIPESQMQAATVVCASGIAFWMRLIRATTQAAIQLGFDAKEAQELAMFTSEGAANLLITNGNHPEEEIDRVTTPQGCTIEGLNEMEHKGLSSSLIQGMVASFNKINNIKKEQI